The Vicia villosa cultivar HV-30 ecotype Madison, WI linkage group LG1, Vvil1.0, whole genome shotgun sequence genome includes a region encoding these proteins:
- the LOC131643869 gene encoding chaperonin CPN60-2, mitochondrial-like, with protein MYRFATSIASKARIARNNAQQIGSRVAWSRNYAAKDIRFGVEARALMLKGVEELAEAVKVTMGPKGRNVVIEQSYGAPKVTKDGVTVAKSIEFKDKVKNIGASLVKQVANATNDVAGDGTTCATILTRAIFAEGCKSVAAGMNAMDLRRGINMAVDAVVTSLKSRARMISTSEEIAQVGTISANGEREIGELIAKAMEKVGKEGVITIADGKTLLNELEVVEGMKLDRGYISPYFITNQKNQKCELEDPLIIIHEKKISNINAIVKVLELALKKQRPLLIVAEDVESDALATLILNKLRAGIKVCAIKAPGFGENRKSGLQDLAVLTGGQLITEDLGHNLEKVDLEMFGSCKKITISKDDTVILDGAGDKKAIEERCEQIRSAVENSTSDYDKEKLQERLAKLSGGVAVLKIGGASEAEVGEKKDRVTDALNATKAAVEEGIVPGGGVALLYASNELSKLVTANFDQKIGVQIIQNALKTPVHTIASNAGVEGAVVVGKLLEQDNPDLGYDAAKGEYVDMIKAGIIDPLKVIRTALVDAASVSSLMTTTEAIVSELPSDDKEGSAMPGGMGGMGGMGGY; from the exons ATGTACCGTTTTGCTACATCAATTGCATCCAAAGCTCG GATTGCTAGAAACAACGCTCAGCAG ATTGGAAGTAGGGTGGCATGGAGCAGAAATTATGCAGCGAAAGATATCAGATTTGGTGTGGAGGCTCGGGCTTTGATGCTTAAGGGTGTTGAAGAACTTGCTGAGGCAGTTAAAGTAACCATGGGTCCTAAG GGTCGTAATGTGGTTATTGAGCAAAGTTATGGTGCCCCTAAAGTGACTAAAGATGGAGTAACTGTTGCTAAGAGCATTGAGTTCAAGGATAAGGTCAAGAATATTGGTGCCAGTCTTGTAAAGCAGGTTGCAAATGCTACCAATGATGTGGCCGGTGATG GAACTACTTGTGCTACAATTCTTACTCGAGCAATATTTGCGGAAGGGTGTAAATCAGTTGCAGCTGGAATGAATGCGATGGACCTGAGGCGAGGTATAAATATGGCTGTTGACGCTGTTGTGACAAGCCTTAAAAGCAGGGCACGTATGATTAGCACTTCTGAAGAAATAGCCCAG GTGGGAACCATATCTGCTAATGGGGAGAGAGAAATTGGCGAGTTAATTGCAAAAGCTATGGAGAAAGTTGGCAAAGAAGGCGTAATCACAATTGCT GATGGCAAAACATTGCTCAATGAGTTGGAAGTTGTTGAAGGAATGAAGCTAGACCGAGGCTACATTTCTCCGTATTTCATAACAAACCAGAAGAACCAGAAATGT GAACTTGAGGATCCCCTCATCATAATCCACGAGAAGAAAATCTCAAATATAAATGCTATAGTTAAAGTATTAGAGTTAGCTTTAAAG AAACAAAGACCTTTATTGATTGTTGCCGAAGATGTTGAAAGCGATGCCCTTGCAACTCTTATCCTAAATAAACTTCGTGCTGGAATCAAG GTATGTGCCATCAAAGCCCCTGGTTTTGGTGAAAATCGTAAATCTGGTCTCCAGGATCTTGCTGTTCTTACAGGAGGTCAA CTTATTACTGAAGACCTCGGCCACAATCTAGAGAAAGTGGATCTGGAAATGTTTGGCTCTTGCAAAAAG ATTACAATTTCCAAAGATGACACTGTCATTCTTGATGGTGCCGGTGATAAGAAAGCTATTGAGGAAAGATGTGAGCAG ATTAGGTCTGCAGTTGAAAATAGTACTTCAGATTATGACAAGGAAAAATTACAGGAAAGACTGGCCAAGCTTTCTGGGGGCGTTGCTGTGCTTAAG ATTGGAGGAGCCAGTGAAGCTGAAGTTGGTGAGAAAAAGGATAGAGTAACAGATGCCTTAAATGCAACCAAGGCAGCTGTAGAGGAAGGCATAGTACCAG GTGGTGGTGTTGCTCTTCTTTATGCGTCAAATGAGTTAAGCAAGCTTGTAACTGCCAATTTTGATCAGAAGATAGGTGTCCAGATTATTCAAAATGCTTTGAAG ACACCTGTGCATACAATTGCATCAAATGCTGGAGTTGAGGGTGCTGTTGTTGTTGGTAAACTATTGGAACAAGATAATCCTGATCTTGGGTATGATGCCGCCAAAG GTGAATATGTTGATATGATTAAAGCTGGAATTATTGATCCATTGAAGGTGATTAGGACCGCCTTGGTTGATGCAGCCAG TGTGTCATCATTGATGACAACAACTGAAGCTATTGTGTCTGAACTCCCAAGTGATGATAAAGAGGGATCTGCTATGCCAGGCGGCATGGGCGGCATGGGTGGCATGGGCGGTTATTAG
- the LOC131643871 gene encoding pentatricopeptide repeat-containing protein At3g23020-like, translating into MSMKLQLLYTHTPIFAYGTTNTDKAEQVSNTPVRKQRLPLNTGPSLVKRVQRTGIRKTQDTQLKKQSPEKNSEDGVLQKKKLDMHTKCSTKRVSYGGIIPSILNDLDTIQDVEEALRPWENKINNKERSIILKQQLKWDRALEIFNWFNDNSHELNVIHYNIMIRILGKAREWTLLEGLWNQMNARGIVATNSTYGTLIDVYSKGGLREDALFWLETMLEHGIEPDEVTMVIVVQLYKKAGEFQKAEEFFRKWSLGETLRPSNNDMTAAPELHERVSFSNVSFGSHTYNTLIDTYGKTGQLKEASETFVKMLKQGIPPTTVTFNTMIHICGNHGRLEELSSLLQKMEELQCSPDTRTYNILISLHTKHNDIDMATKYFKRMKAARLEPDLVSYRTLLYAYSIRKMVCEAEELISEMDKKGLQIDQFTQSALTRMYIEAGMLERSLLWFHRFHLAGNMPSECYAANIDAYGEHGHLLEAEKVFLWCQEQKKLSVLEFNVMIKAYGIGKCYDKACQLFDSMDKHGVVPDRCSYSSLIQILASADLPHIAKPYLKKMQVAGLVTNCIPYCAVISSFVKLGQLEMAESVYKEMIGYGVKPDVIVYGVLINALCDAGMVKEAVHYADEFKRAGLPGNAVIYNSLMKLYAKVGYMKEAQETYKLLQSSKEGPAVYSSNCMIGLYTKYSMVDPAKEIFETLKKNGTANEFSFAMMLFLYKKIERFDEAIQIANQMRKLGLLTDSLSYNSVLDLYANAGRPKEAIHIFKDMVTASIQLDDCSLQSLRNLLLRYGASRQALDKLQVSMKKDTFNGLQAWMSALTSVLEMDEYDDK; encoded by the coding sequence ATGTCTATGAAGCTTCAACTCTTGTACACCCACACACCCATATTCGCATATGGAACCACCAACACAGACAAAGCCGAACAAGTTTCCAACACCCCAGTTAGAAAACAGAGACTCCCTCTCAACACCGGACCAAGCCTCGTTAAGCGCGTACAAAGAACTGGAATTCGTAAAACTCAAGACACCCAGTTGAAGAAACAAAGTCCCGAGAAGAATTCAGAAGATGGGGTTCTTCAAAAAAAGAAACTTGATATGCACACCAAGTGTTCGACGAAACGCGTCTCTTACGGCGGAATCATTCCTTCCATTTTGAATGACTTGGATACGATTCAGGATGTCGAAGAGGCTCTAAGACCGTGGGAGAATAAGATTAACAACAAGGAAAGGAGTATTATTTTGAAGCAGCAGTTGAAGTGGGATAGAGCTTTGGAAATTTTCAACTGGTTTAATGATAACTCTCATGAATTGAATGTGATTCATTACAACATTATGATTAGGATTCTTGGGAAGGCGCGTGAGTGGACGCTTTTGGAGGGTTTGTGGAATCAGATGAATGCTAGAGGGATTGTTGCCACGAATTCTACTTATGGAACTTTGATTGATGTTTATAGTAAAGGTGGACTTAGAGAAGACGCGCTTTTCTGGCTGGAGACTATGCTTGAACATGGGATTGAACCGGATGAGGTTACTATGGTGATTGTAGTTCAACTGTACAAGAAAGCAGGTGAGTTTCAGAAAGCGGAGGAGTTTTTCAGAAAGTGGTCGTTAGGTGAAACTTTGAGGCCGAGTAATAATGATATGACGGCTGCTCCGGAATTGCACGAGAGGGTATCGTTTTCCAATGTTTCTTTCGGGTCACATACATATAACACTTTGATTGATACATATGGAAAGACTGGTCAGCTTAAAGAAGCTTCTGAGACTTTTGTTAAGATGCTTAAACAAGGGATACCGCCTACCACAGTGACATTCAATACGATGATTCATATTTGTGGAAACCATGGACGGTTAGAGGAACTGAGTTCACTTCTGCAGAAAATGGAAGAGTTGCAATGCTCACCAGACACGAGGACCTATAATATTCTTATCTCTCTACATACTAAGCATAATGATATCGATATGGcgacaaaatattttaaaagaatgaAGGCGGCCCGCCTCGAGCCAGATCTTGTGAGTTACCGTACCCTCTTGTATGCATACAGTATAAGGAAAATGGTTTGTGAAGCAGAAGAGCTTATATCAGAAATGGATAAGAAGGGCCTCCAAATTGATCAGTTCACCCAATCTGCTTTGACTCGGATGTACATCGAAGCAGGAATGCTTGAGCGGTCCTTGTTATGGTTTCATAGGTTTCATCTGGCTGGCAATATGCCATCTGAATGCTATGCTGCCAACATTGATGCATATGGAGAGCATGGACATCTTTTGGAAGCTGAGAAAGTCTTCCTTTGGTGCCAAGAACAGAAAAAACTCAGTGTCCTTGAGTTCAATGTGATGATTAAAGCTTATGGTATAGGGAAATGCTACGATAAAGCGTGTCAATTGTTTGATAGTATGGATAAACACGGTGTAGTTCCAGACAGGTGCAGCTATAGTTCTCTCATACAAATTTTGGCCAGTGCTGACCTGCCTCACATTGCCAAACCTTATTTGAAAAAAATGCAGGTGGCAGGATTAGTGACTAATTGCATCCCATATTGTGCTGTGATTTCAAGTTTTGTAAAATTAGGGCAATTGGAAATGGCAGAAAGTGTGTACAAAGAAATGATCGGATATGGTGTGAAGCCTGATGTTATAGTTTACGGGGTATTGATCAATGCTCTTTGTGATGCTGGAATGGTTAAAGAAGCCGTACATTATGCTGATGAATTTAAAAGAGCTGGCTTGCCGGGGAATGCAGTTATATATAATTCTTTGATGAAGTTGTATGCAAAGGTTGGCTATATGAAAGAAGCACAAGAAACATACAAGTTACTTCAATCGTCAAAAGAAGGTCCTGCAGTATATTCTTCAAATTGTATGATTGGTCTTTATACTAAATATTCTATGGTTGATCCAGCAAAAGAGATATTTGAGACATTAAAGAAAAATGGAACTGCAAATGAGTTCTCCTTTGCAATGATGTTATTTTTGTACAAGAAAATTGAAAGGTTTGATGAAGCCATTCAAATTGCAAATCAGATGAGAAAATTAGGACTATTGACAGATTCGTTAAGTTATAACAGTGTGCTTGACCTGTATGCTAATGCTGGGAGACCCAAAGAAGCAATACACATTTTCAAGGACATGGTAACAGCTTCAATTCAACTTGATGATTGTAGTTTACAATCACTTAGAAATCTTTTGCTTAGATATGGAGCATCAAGGCAAGCTCTTGACAAACTACAAGTATCGATGAAAAAGGACACCTTCAATGGTTTACAGGCATGGATGTCGGCACTCACAAGTGTGCTTGAAATGGATGAATATGATGACAAATAG